In Elaeis guineensis isolate ETL-2024a chromosome 1, EG11, whole genome shotgun sequence, a genomic segment contains:
- the LOC105061096 gene encoding uncharacterized protein produces MAEASDLFLRHLEEFAADEMDEQADLPETLDPPPSWLPAAYGGALVLDLPVFSHDPPDPGDSDLDPEESSDDHATLALDLFDRSSARRIGAALAPTMDLFPEPFQSPDFRVSEGPEEVGSEYLGLGLGLGLGSGFEVQEDPDGAEREVMVSDWGADDFFLGRRSSPSESIEFSRARPVDSEGLRIVGFDSDSDSDEQIVAMGDEQIIAIGDGGESQDRINDDLGLPLCWDRLQLEEQRRDLNIELEWEEVDDRLEERDVVSIMVVGNDERSNEVREFNHGEAEQEEDAARNIEWEVLSAVNNLGRNGFEPEDVESYFVDDHEGFVYTSDYEAYEVLFGQFADYDSSLKGSPPAAKSVVENLPLVVMMKEDVDNNNNVCAVCKDGILAEEKVRQLPCSHHYHEECILPWLGIRNTCPLCRFELPTDDPEYEKWKARRAGNSVDSQVRYEFEMLPEA; encoded by the coding sequence ATGGCGGAGGCTTCCGATCTCTTCCTTCGTCATCTCGAAGAATTCGCTGCCGATGAGATGGACGAGCAAGCGGACCTCCCCGAAACCCTAGATCCGCCCCCTTCCTGGCTCCCGGCCGCCTACGGTGGCGCGCTCGTCCTTGATCTCCCCGTCTTCTCCCACGATCCCCCCGATCCAGGCGATTCCGACCTGGATCCCGAAGAGTCCTCCGACGATCACGCTACTCTCGCCCTCGATCTCTTTGATCGATCCTCCGCCCGCCGGATCGGCGCCGCCCTGGCCCCCACCATGGATCTCTTCCCCGAACCGTTCCAATCCCCTGATTTTAGGGTTTCCGAGGGCCCGGAGGAGGTAGGATCAGAATACCTTGGGTTGGGGCTGGGTTTAGGGTTGGGATCGGGGTTCGAGGTTCAGGAAGATCCCGACGGCGCGGAGCGGGAGGTCATGGTCTCCGATTGGGGAGCTGATGATTTCTTTTTGGGAAGGAGGAGCTCGCCGTCGGAATCGATCGAGTTTTCCAGGGCTCGTCCTGTTGATTCGGAGGGCCTGAGGATCGTCGGGTTCGATTCGGATTCAGATTCGGATGAGCAGATCGTCGCCATGGGTGATGAGCAGATTATTGCCATCGGCGATGGTGGCGAATCCCAGGATCGGATCAACGACGATCTTGGCCTTCCCCTATGCTGGGACCGCCTCCAACTGGAGGAGCAAAGGAGGGACCTGAACATAGAATTGGAATGGGAGGAGGTGGACGACCGGCTCGAAGAGAGGGATGTTGTTAGTATCATGGTCGTCGGCAATGACGAGAGATCCAATGAAGTCAGAGAATTCAACCATGGTGAAGCAGAACAGGAGGAAGACGCAGCTAGGAATATTGAATGGGAGGTTCTTTCAGCTGTGAATAATTTGGGAAGGAACGGTTTCGAACCAGAGGATGTGGAATCCTATTTTGTTGATGATCATGAGGGCTTTGTCTACACCTCGGATTATGAGGCCTATGAGGTCTTGTTTGGGCAATTTGCGGACTATGATAGCTCTCTTAAGGGTAGTCCTCCGGCAGCCAAATCAGTGGTCGAGAACCTCCCGTTGGTTGTGATGATGAAAGAAGATGTTGATAACAATAACAATGTCTGTGCAGTATGTAAAGATGGGATTTTGGCAGAGGAAAAAGTGAGGCAACTTCCATGCTCCCACCATTATCATGAGGAGTGCATTTTGCCGTGGCTCGGTATTCGGAACACATGCCCCCTTTGTCGGTTTGAGTTGCCGACAGATGATCCAGAATATGAGAAGTGGAAGGCACGGAGGGCTGGTAATAGTGTAGATTCTCAGGTCAGGTATGAGTTTGAAATGTTACCTGAAGCTTAG